In Aspergillus oryzae RIB40 DNA, chromosome 6, one genomic interval encodes:
- a CDS encoding uncharacterized protein (predicted protein), which translates to MRFQYLFLTLGATLSAAAQDRGQCYSIGQMYPSTDRVSGRSECCPDGTEYNGNICEALPTCFNPDEYFDTVDRVCRAKKDCGDGNYFYIRERKCKPIPPCLDDEFFDGQYCVRKPQCQDGYYFEKTGCVPKPRCEDDEWFDGRNCVEKPQDCGAGKHWDFKANQCVPNPPCDADSYWTGTGCAKRPRCRNPHHFFDGVDCVPCPNPDEYWNGNACVSRPVCAEDEYYDGNNCKKIPKCGQGQYWNRKKNICDQVQHCSLGEWFNGESCEAISYPPYGGRLCLISCDKLRSGTP; encoded by the coding sequence ATGCGATTTCAGTATCTGTTTCTCACCTTGGGTGCCACCCTTTCGGCAGCTGCCCAAGACCGGGGCCAGTGCTATTCCATCGGCCAGATGTACCCGTCAACCGATCGAGTCTCCGGAAGATCTGAATGTTGCCCGGATGGCACCGAATACAACGGCAACATATGTGAAGCTTTACCTACTTGTTTCAACCCAGACGAGTACTTTGATACCGTAGACCGTGTATGTCGCGCCAAGAAAGACTGCGGTGATGGCAATTACTTTTACataagggaaagaaagtgcaAGCCAATTCCGCCTTGTCTTGACGATGAGTTCTTCGATGGTCAATACTGTGTGCGAAAGCCACAGTGCCAGGACGGCTACTACTTCGAGAAAACCGGATGTGTGCCGAAGCCACGCTGCGAAGACGATGAGTGGTTCGATGGCCGTAACTGTGTCGAGAAGCCACAAGACTGTGGTGCAGGCAAACATTGGGACTTCAAAGCCAACCAATGTGTACCAAACCCCCCCTGTGACGCTGACAGCTACTGGACTGGCACTGGGTGTGCAAAAAGACCCAGGTGTCGCAATCCTCACCACTTTTTCGACGGCGTTGACTGCGTGCCTTGCCCAAATCCTGACGAGTATTGGAATGGCAATGCTTGTGTGTCGCGGCCAGTTTGTGCCGAGGATGAATATTACGATGGAAACAATTGCAAGAAGATCCCCAAATGTGGACAGGGTCAGTactggaacaggaaaaaaaacATCTGTGATCAAGTCCAACATTGCTCACTCGGTGAATGGTTCAATGGCGAAAGCTGTGAAGCGATCAGTTACCCTCCCTACGGTGGTCGTCTCTGCCTGATATCCTGCGACAAGCTGCGGAGTGGTACACCATAA
- a CDS encoding WD40 repeat domain-containing protein (predicted NTPase (NACHT family)), with translation MRNKCQEEKNELRRQCAEDAKEESKACEDRVKVIQEQLTECRDKNLQDTRWVSNPGLLGTEVKAKAVAFSPKNERMAVGELSPQRVVVWDMKTRQPLAGWETGAGAGMPMSVALSPDGTKVLCGTYEGAVKMWDVSTSSEQIFQEPKGRVSRVNRVAFSPDGRQVAAGLADGKVLIWDVSTNTQITTQGHSGAVQALEFSPTSGKLVSGSKDKTIRFWDPRTGRKDNEISHPGGGLNAIAFSPDGKSLASGSDDSSVRVWNAETLAQRRLLPAHTGPINDLAFSADGRQLASVSDDGTLRIWSLADDYVLSSHQQRKAEAVAFSPDGKYLASVVALEGLLLWTRN, from the coding sequence ATGCGGAACAAGTGccaagaggaaaagaatgagCTGCGCAGGCAGTGCGCCGAAGACGCaaaggaggaaagcaaagcatGCGAGGACCGCGTAAAAGTTATTCAAGAGCAGCTTACTGAATGCCGTGACAAGAATCTACAGGATACCCGATGGGTGTCCAATCCAGGCCTTCTGGGCACTGAGGTCAAAGCCAAGGCCGTGGCCTTCTCCCCGAAAAATGAGAGAATGGCAGTCGGAGAGCTCAGTCCTCAAAGAGTTGTAGTGTGGGATATGAAAACTCGGCAGCCcttggctggatgggaaacgggagctggagctggcATGCCTATGAGTGTTGCATTGTCCCCAGATGGTACCAAGGTCCTTTGTGGAACATACGAGGGAGCGGTCAAGATGTGGGATGTAAGCACCAGCTCTGAGCAGATATTCCAAGAGCCAAAGGGCCGCGTGAGCCGTGTGAACCGAGTTGCATTCTCTCCAGATGGCAGGCAAGTTGCGGCCGGATTGGCTGATGGAAAAGTCCTGATATGGGACGTGTCAACAAATACCCAGATCACTACTCAAGGGCATTCTGGTGCTGTGCAGGCTTTGGAGTTTTCGCCCACAAGCGGGAAGCTTGTTTCAGGATCGAAGGATAAGACAATTCGATTTTGGGATCCGCGGACTGGAAGGAAAGACAATGAGATCTCTCACCCGGGTGGTGGTCTCAATGCAATCGCATTTTCGCCTGACGGAAAGAGCCTGGCATCTGGATCGGATGACAGTAGTGTTAGGGTGTGGAATGCTGAGACACTAGCTCAGCGTCGGCTTCTCCCTGCTCATACGGGCCCTATTAATGACTTGGCCTTCTCCGCTGACGGCAGGCAGCTTGCCTCTGTATCGGATGATGGAACACTTAGGATCTGGTCTCTTGCAGATGACTACGTCCTTAGTTCACACCAACAGCGCAAGGCTGAAGCTGTTGCATTCTCCCCAGATGGAAAATATCTTGCATCTGTCGTGGCTTTGGAgggattgttgttgtggaCGCGCAATTAA
- a CDS encoding uncharacterized protein (polyketide synthase modules and related proteins): MSATSVDMSAMESKPDSVVELDSQLSSIMNNVAAARLPETSESKKNEATAERSFCRDTKPCEPIAVVGMAMRLPGGVPETRYNVDSFYQQAKPNAIRTKKGYFLQEDPTEFDTGFFGITNYEASRLDPQQRLLLEVVWECMENAGQVNWKGRDIGCWVGVFGEDWMDLCAKNIQYTDRLHALGAGDYALANRISYEYDLTGPRLETPEDRPFWLRLPMLTLRSMTVQTGCSSSLVGLHEACRAISTGDCSSAIVAGTSLILSPTMTTTMSENMVLSPDGICKTFDAGADGYGRGEAINAVYLKPLKDAIAAGDRVRAVIRSTATNCDGRTVGITTPGAPTQKQLIKRAYQKAGISEITDTAFFECHGSGTVVGDTAELSVVADLFKDKGVYIGAAKPNFGHSEGASGITGIIKAVLALEKNVIPPNIHFKEPNPKVPFKEAMLQVPLEPIPWPQDRHPRVSVNCFGIGGSNAHAILDSAASYGLVEDWTPSQQENSQSFLFLVSAASPTSLSQRVNDLTEYAKQTVPRFQDLAYTLAIKREHLQHRTFFVGEADGTITKSERTARQFDSTQLVFVFTGQGAQWPTMGKGLLESFPMFQQDIQRMDRVIHGLEQPPDWSIEGMFSILDIEDLKLLLTKCGRVDELVAGEDCCRIHEAELSQTLCTAVQIGIVNLLARWGAKPDAVVGHSSGEIAAAYAAGTMSLESAIVVAYYRGQAVKMARAGAMAAIGLMAEEVKRYLVEGVGIACENSPQSTTISGDSEKVGEVIGKIQSDNPDTFCRQLRVDKAYHSGHMEEVGAFYEETIKSKIHTNSNMVPFWSTVTGSLLKGPDDLSAEYWRQNLESPVLFRQAMEAILQHEQQSGQVFVEIGAHSALSGPIRQIMQTGNISKATYVPTLIRKRKANVCLMEAMGCLWAHGVPTVDLQGLVGQGRVLTSVPPYPWDHRAKLLNESRLVHNWRFRAFPHHELLGSRMFGATDLEPMWSNLLRPDDVPWLFDHELTKKIVFPAAGFVAMIGEAIRQIDGSESYSLHHVLLKAPMLLEEGHTVEVVTSLRPVKVSDFLDSHWYEFTISAYDGEDWVKHCQGQACASFGKNMESKKISPLSRKVCSETWYRLMATHGLRYGQRFKGLQDITSDPKQKMATATMIEDHTAHESHYTLHPNIIDQCLQIMSVAMCSGMAAVLDQLAVPSFFELICVSSGNGKLAVEADAHKTSTNITTGNSILVSGESPILAIEGAAFFSLTDSGETSQHGFPLVTHTKWAPDLDLLPPNELLSFRPVGRDGDLYADMILCALSEAHYRIKDKVPATEHLRKYKDLIAGWVEHMRNCLSPAPPHARRFLELDTQQRMRLIDELSEKVRTQDPDGLAIISMVKTVLLHISDIIVGSESPLHILVDEDRLADVYYQPSLWGCWHELLNLLMHSNPRAKILEIGAGTGGSTTVLLDHLRSPDGVPMYGSYVFSDISPGFLHSAKEKYKDRKNMEYRVLDISKDPAPQGFECGSFDVIVASNVIHATECLNTTLQNVRKLLAPGELPIFDFIMGVLPGWWIGEKDGRGARPYISPAEWNTELLKAGFTGVDAAEFDDEGMSRLMVNILSRSPCHPPQATDVTIVHRAEIGEWENSVAQNFVAAGYTVRWMAFDEVTCPATSGIVFLLDRPGPFLHDISAEEHERLKRYLGENREATMLWVTSTCQTVCHDPRYSLVFGLARTLRRELELNLNTLEVDSYSSLASDSIIPVYKQVERHKDCHIIPDSEYILQDGKINIARFHWTNLATELCHMPSDESPKKLSMTSCGVLDTMYWKSVDLPTAGKDEVIVDVKFAALNFKDIMVSMGVLGQIEDLGIEGSGVVVQTGSDVQHIHNGDRVLFVASGSLQTRRVIPARMCLKVPECLSLEDAATMPAVFATTIYALLHLARLKKNQVRPLPSIDALDLLPFKYARWWGQMYAYIYLPPRALLKVSQIYATVGNENKAQHLMDTYGIHRDHIFNSRDASFLQDLMRCTGNRGADVVLNSLGGNLLHTSWRCVAPYGKMLELGKRDFLGHGMLSMDLFKSNRAFFGVDLNQFLEECPDEFNDVIFERFLEMVEKRQISPIQPRTIFEASDIISAFRYMQQGVHMGKILIKMPESPGDLPQVKDKKAIVFNPDVSYLLVGGLGGIGQAVARWMACHGARSLVIFSRSAGQSDDHQIFIRELDAIGCHVHTVSGDVTHLPDVQRVVEGCARPIGGVMNLSLALSDHLYLEMSHDQWTVPNRVKILGTWNLHSVLQNVALDFFVVFSSMSGQVGNPGQANYAAASTFLDAFVQYRHTNGMPASVLDIGCVEGIGILKQAPHVVQRMRAISVRFIEESELMDSLHLAILRSHPELSNKKGPESASLGIGLCPIKSFSQVQDLPFWRTLDARARAIPNYDSFQQSDSNGEPDNLQELMDEVEANPATLKNPEVEKRIRGEVGHLISTYISNHEDMTDEEINNITIDSLMSIEIRNWTRRRLHVDVAIPEISKAGTVGRLGTLVVEKLKAKYAAQLEGST, translated from the exons ATGTCAGCCACGTCTGTCGATATGTCGGCCATGGAGTCAAAGCCCGATAGCGTG GTGGAGCTTGACTCGCAGCTGAGCAGCATCATGAACAATGTCGCGGCCGCTAGGTTGCCCGAAACCTcggaaagcaagaagaatgaggCAACAGCCGAGAGAAGCTTTTGTCGGGATACAAAGCCCTGCGAGCCGATCGCCGTGGTAGGCATGGCAATGAGACTGCCGGGAGGG GTCCCGGAAACACGGTATAATGTGGATTCCTTCTATCAGCAGGCGAAACCGAATGCCATTcgaacaaagaaagggtATTTCTTACAGGAAGATCCGACTGAGTTCGATACTGGCTTCTTCGGTATAACCAACTATGAAGCAAGTCGACTTGATCCTCAGCAGAGACTTCTCCTTGAGGTGGTGTGGGAATGCATGGAAAACGCAGGACAGGTAAACTGGAAGGGCAGGGATATTGGGTGCTGGGTGGGGGTTTTCGGGGAGGACTGGATGGATCTATGCGCCAAGAACATCCAATACACTGACCGACTACATGCTTTAGGGGCTGGTGATTATGCTCTCGCAAACCGTATCTCATACGAATATGACCTCACAGGGCCAAGGTTAGAGACCCCGGAAGACAGACCTTTTTGGCTACGTTTACCCATGTTAACATTGCGTAGTATGACCGTTCAAACTGGCTGCTCATCGTCACTGGTAGGACTGCATGAAGCTTGCCGGGCCATCAGCACCGGTGATTGTTCCTCAGCAATCGTGGCCGGCACCAGTCTGATTTTGAGCCctacgatgacgacgacTATGTCGGAGAATATGGTCCTCTCTCCCGACGGGATCTGTAAAACGTTTGATGCTGGAGCTGATGGCTATGGACGCGGTGAAGCAATCAATGCGGTTTATCTAAAGCCACTGAAAGACGCGATAGCAGCTGGCGACAGAGTACGAGCGGTTATCCGATCAACTGCCACGAACTGCGATGGTCGGACAGTGGGTATCACGACACCTGGAGCACCAACCCAAAAGCAATTAATTAAGAGGGCATACCAAAAGGCTGGCATCAGCGAGATAACTGATACAGCCTTCTTCGAGTGTCATGGATCCGGGACCGTTGTTGGTGATACAGCAGAATTGTCAGTTGTTGCAGATCTGTTTAAAGACAAAGGTGTCTATATTGGAGCG GCAAAACCAAATTTCGGTCATTCAGAGGGTGCTTCGGGCATCACCGGTATCATCAAAGCAGTTTTGGCCCTTGAAAAGAATGTGATACCGCCTAATATCCATTTCAAGGAACCAAATCCTAAAG TACCATTCAAGGAAGCCATGCTCCAAGTCCCGCTCGAGCCAATTCCTTGGCCACAGGACAGGCATCCAAGAGTTAGCGTTAACTGCTTTGGCATCGGTGGTTCCAATGCGCAT GCAATCTTGGACTCCGCTGCATCATACGGGCTGGTGGAAGATTGGACACCATCCCAACAAGAGAATTCCCAatcgtttcttttcctagTGTCTGCTGCAAGTCCAACGTCGCTAAGTCAGCGTGTGAATGACTTGACAGAATATGCTAAGCAAACAGTCCCAAGATTCCAAGACCTGGCGTATACCCTTGCGATAAAACGGGAGCACTTGCAACACCGCACCTTTTTTGTTGGAGAGGCAGATGGCACCATTACCAAAAGCGAACGGACGGCACGTCAATTCGATTCAACTCAGTTGGTATTCGTTTTTACAGGACAAGGTGCCCAATGGCCTACCATGGGCAAAGGGCTTCTGGAAAGCTTCCCCATGTTTCAGCAGGACATACAAAGAATGGATAGGGTGATCCATGGTTTGGAACAGCCACCGGACTGGAGCATCGAAGGTATGTTTTCAATTCTAGATATCGAGGATTTGAAGCTCTTACTGACCAAATGTGGTCGTGTAGATGAGCTCGTAGCAGGCGAGGACTGCTGCAGAATACATGAAGCGGAACTATCCCAAACACTCTGTACAGCGGTCCAGATTGGAATTGTCAATCTTCTTGCACGTTGGGGTGCAAAGCCCGATGCGGTGGTAGGCCACTCAAGTGGCGAAATTGCGGCTGCATATGCCGCTGGGACAATGTCGCTTGAATCAGCTATTGTGGTGGCATATTATCGTGGGCAAGCAGTAAAAATGGCCCGAGCAGGAGCTATGGCAGCGATTGGCCTTATGGCTGAAGAAGTTAAGCGATATCTCGTTGAAGGTGTTGGGATAGCTTGCGAAAATAGTCCCCAAAGCACCACAATATCAGGGGATAGTGAGAAGGTTGGCGAAGTCATTGGCAAAATTCAGTCTGACAATCCGGACACATTCTGTCGCCAGTTGCGGGTGGACAAAGCATATCATTCCG GTCATATGGAGGAGGTCGGAGCCTTTTACGAAGAAACCATCAAGTCAAAAATCCACACAAACAGCAACATGGTGCCTTTCTGGTCCACAGTTACAGGTTCGTTGCTCAAAGGTCCGGACGATCTATCGGCCGAATACTGGCGTCAAAACTTAGAGTCCCCTGTGCTATTCCGCCAAGCTATGGAAGCAATTCTACAACATGAACAGCAGTCAGGACAAGTGTTTGTGGAGATTGGAGCGCATTCTGCCTTATCAGGACCTATCCGTCAAATCATGCAGACGGGGAACATATCCAAAGCCACCTACGTCCCCACACTAATAAGGAAACGAAAAGCAAACGTCTGCTTGATGGAAGCCATGGGATGTTTATGGGCCCACGGTGTTCCAACAGTTGATCTCCAAGGTCTTGTAGGCCAAGGTCGGGTGTTGACAAGCGTACCGCCATATCCGTGGGACCATCGAGCAAAACTACTTAACGAAAGTCGTCTGGTACATAATTGGAGATTTCGTGCATTTCCCCATCATGAGCTTCTCGGCTCTAGAATGTTCGGGGCTACTGACCTAGAGCCTATGTGGTCAaatcttcttcggcctgaTGATGTTCCTTGGCTATTCGACCACGAGCTCACTAAAAAGATTGTTTTCCCAGCGGCTGGTTTCGTAGCCATGATAGGTGAAGCGATCCGCCAGATTGACGGCTCTGAAAGTTATTCCCTGCACCACGTTCTTTTAAAGGCTCCTATGCTTCTGGAAGAGGGCCATACGGTCGAGGTTGTTACCAGTCTAAGGCCTGTAAAGGTATCAGACTTCCTTGATTCACACTGGTATGAGTTCACTATTTCTGCATACGACGGGGAGGACTGGGTCAAGCATTGCCAGGGACAAGCTTGCGCCAGCTTTGGAAAAAATATGGAATCCAAGAAGATCTCCCCATTGAGTCGCAAAGTGTGTTCCGAGACGTGGTACCGACTTATGGCAACACATGGCCTACGATATGGGCAGCGTTTCAAGGGTCTACAAGACATAACATCAGACCCCAAGCAGAAGATGgcaacagcaacaatgatTGAAGATCATACTGCGCATGAAAGCCACTATACGCTACACCCGAACATAATTGATCAATGTCTACAAATTATGAGTGTGGCGATGTGTTCGGGTATGGCGGCCGTGCTTGACCAATTGGCCGTGCCTTCATTTTTTGAACTGATCTGCGTCAGCTCCGGGAACGGGAAACTTGCTGTCGAGGCTGATGCACACAAAACATCCACAAATATAACAACAGGGAACTCCATATTGGTGTCCGGAGAGTCTCCCATATTAGCTATTGAAGGTGCagcatttttctctctcactgATAGTGGGGAGACTTCCCAACATGGCTTCCCGCTGGTAACCCACACTAAGTGGGCACCGGACTTGGATCTTCTACCGCCGAATGAGCTTCTCTCGTTCCGGCCTGTAGGAAGGGATGGAGACCTATACGCAGATATGATTCTCTGCGCCTTATCAGAAGCCCACTATCGTATCAAGGATAAGGTTCCAGCTACCGAACATCTCCGTAAATATAAAGACCTCATCGCGGGGTGGGTGGAGCATATGCGAAACTGTCTTTCCCCGGCGCCTCCGCATGCACGAAGATTCCTTGAATTGGACACCCAACAAAGGATGCGTCTTATTGATGAGCTTTCAGAAAAAGTCCGGACGCAAGACCCTGACGGTCTAGCAATTATTAGTATGGTCAAAACAGTTTTGTTGCACATCAGTGACATTATTGTTGGTTCGGAATCTCCCCTGCACATcctggtggatgaggataggCTGGCGGATGTGTATTACCAACCATCCTTGTGGGGGTGTTGGCATGAGCTACTCAATTTACTGATGCACTCCAATCCCCGGGCCAAAATATTGGAAATTGGGGCTGGTACAGGAGGAAGTACTACAGTCTTATTAGATCATCTGCGCTCCCCTGATGGAGTGCCAATGTATGGGAGCTACGTATTTTCGGATATCTCTCCTGGCTTTTTGCATAGCgcaaaagagaaatacaagGACCGAAAAAACATGGAATATCGCGTACTGGACATAAGCAAGGATCCAGCTCCACAAGGCTTCGAATGCGGGTCATTTGATGTTATCGTTGCTTCCAAT GTCATCCATGCAACAGAGTGCCTCAATACCACTTTGCAGAATGTGCGGAAGCTCCTTGCTCCTGGTG AGCTGCCGATATTTGATTTCATAATG GGCGTGCTTCCCGGTTGGTGGATAGGTGAAAAGGATGGTCGTGGTGCAAGGCCCTACATATCTCCAGCGGAATGGAACACTGAACTTCTCAAGGCAGGCTTCACAGGCGTTGATGCAGCAGAGTTTGATGACGAAGGAATGAGCAGACTTATGGTGAACATACTGTCACGGAGCCCATGTCACCCCCCTCAAGCAACCGATGTTACTATTGTACATCGGGCTGAGATCGGAGAATGGGAGAACAGTGTTGCGCAAAACTTCGTCGCCGCTGGTTACACAGTGCGCTGGATGGCATTTGATGAGGTGACCTGTCCTGCTACCTCGGGGATTGTTTTCCTCTTAGACCGACCTGGGCCCTTTCTACATGATATCTCCGCTGAGGAACATGAACGTCTCAAGAGATACTTAGGAGAGAACCGGGAAGCAACTATGCTTTGGGTTACATCAACATGTCAAACAGTTTGCCATGACCCTCGTTATAGCCTTGTTTTTGGATTGGCTCGGACTTTGAGAAGGGAGTTAGAGTTGAATCTCAATACCCTGGAAGTTGATTCTTACAGCTCATTGGCATCTGACAGCATCATACCAGTCTACAAACAGGTTGAACGTCATAAAGATTGTCATATCATTCCTGACAGTGAATATATTCTACAGGATGGGAAGATCAATATAGCCAGATTCCATTGGACAAACCTCGCAACTGAATTATGTCATATGCCGAGTGATGAGAGCCCAAAGAAACTTTCAATGACTAGTTGCGGTGTCCTTGACACAATGTACTGGAAGTCTGTTGATCTTCCCACAGCCGGGAAGGACGAAGTTATTGTCGACGTTAAGTTCGCCGCGCTAAATTTTAAG GACATAATGGTCTCAATGGGAGTACTGGGGCAGATTGAAGACCTGGGAATTGAAGGAAGTGGTGTGGTTGTCCAAACAGGAAGCGACGTCCAACATATTCACAATGGGGACAGAGTTCTCTTCGTCGCCTCTGGCTCTTTACAGACACGAAGGGTAATACCTGCTAGAATGTGCCTGAAGGTTCCTGAGTGCCTTTCCTTAGAAGATGCTGCCACGATGCCTGCAGTCTTCGCGACAACGATCTATGCTCTACTACATCTAGCCAGGTTAAAGAAGAACCAGGTACGCCCGCTACCTTCCATCGAT GCGTTGGACTTGCTGCCATTCAAATATGCCAGATGGTGGGGGCAAATGTACGCATACAtctatcttcctccccgggCCCTGCTAAAGGTTTCACAGATATACGCTACTGTAGGGAACGAGAACAAAGCACAGCACCTGATGGATACGTACGGCATACACAGGGACCATATATTCAATTCAAGGGATGCTTCGTTTCTCCAGGACCTTATGCGCTGCACGGGCAATAGGGGTGCGGACGTGGTTTTAAATTCCTTGGGAGGAAATCTTCTTCATACGTCTTGGAGATGTGTGGCACCTTACGGCAAGATGCTTGAGCTCGGCAAACGAGACTTCCTTGGACATGGTATGCTCTCCATGGATCTTTTCAAGTCCAATAGGGCATTTTTCGGGGTAGACCTGAATCAATTCCTCGAAGAATGTCCGGATGAATTCAATGA TGTTATATTTGAGAGATTTTTGGAGATGGTTGAGAAACGTCAAATAAGCCCAATTCAACCAAGAACTATCTTCGAAGCGAGTGATATCATTAGTGCCTTCCGATACATGCAGCAGGGGGTACATATGGGGAAGATCCTCATAAAGATGCCCGAGTCACCTGGTGACCTCCCACAGGTAAAGGATAAAAAGGCCATAGTATTCAACCCCGACGTGTCCTACTTGCTTGTTGGTGGCTTGGGTGGGATAGGCCAAGCAGTCGCCCGCTGGATGGCTTGTCACGGAGCTCGAAGCCTTGTAATATTTTCTCGTTCGGCAGGTCAATCGGATGACCACCAAATTTTCATTCGGGAGCTGGATGCCATTGGATGTCATGTCCATACTGTGAGTGGAGATGTTACACATCTACCAGATGTCCAAAGGGTAGTGGAGGGTTGCGCTAGACCCATCGGCGGTGTTATGAACCTATCCTTGGCCCTCAGT GACCATTTGTACCTTGAGATGTCCCATGATCAGTGGACAGTACCGAACAGGGTAAAGATTTTAGGCACATGGAACCTGCATTCCGTATTGCAAAACGTCGCATTGGACTTTTTTGTGGTCTTCAGCTCAATGTCTGGCCAAGTCGGCAACCCAGGCCAGGCAAACTATGCTGCAGCAAGCACATTCTTAGATGCCTTTGTTCAATACCGCCATACTAACGGCATGCCAGCGTCAGTGCTGGATATTGGCTGTGTGGAGGGCATCGGGATTCTTAAACAGGCGCCACATGTTGTCCAGAGAATGCGAGCAATATCAGTACGCTTTATCGAGGAGTCTGAGCTAATGGACTCCTTGCACTTGGCGATTCTGCGGTCCCACCCGGAGTTATCCAATAAGAAAGGACCCGAATCTGCGAGTCTGGGTATTGGGCTTTGTCCAATAAAGTCATTCAGTCAGGTCCAGGACCTTCCCTTCTGGAGGACATTAGATGCGCGTGCGCGTGCTATTCCCAATTATGACTCATTTCAACAATCAGATAGTAATGGTGAACCCGACAACCTCCAGGAGCTGATGGACGAAGTGGAAGCCAATCCCGCTACGCTCAAGAATCCCGAAGTTGAGAAGAGGATACGGGGAGAAGTTGGACATTTGATCTCcacatatatatccaaccACGAGGATATGACTGATGAGGAGATTAACAATATTACAATTGACTCACTTATGTCTATTGAAATCAGAAATTGGACCCGGCGCCGACTTCACGTCGATGTGGCTATTCCAGAAATTTCGAAAGCAGGGACCGTGGGGAGATTAGGAACTCTTGTGGTAGAGAAGCTGAAGGCCAAGTACGCTGCCCAACTGGAGGGATCTACATGA